The Gemmatimonadaceae bacterium region AGCAGAAGCGCGGTATAGCCGATGAGCGCGTTGATCGGCGTGCGCAACTCGTGCGACATACTGGCGAGGAATTCCGACTTGAGTTTGTTGGCGCGCTCGACTTCCTGCGATTGCCACTGGAGCCGCGCGTTCTGCTCGGCGAGGTCGGCGGTCGCGTCGCGGATGCGCCGTTCCAGCTCACTATTGAGCTTTTTCAACGCGTCGTAGAGGCGCTCGTTCTCGACCTGCTTCGTCAGGTCGTGCAGCACCGAGACGACGGCGATCGGCTCGCCGCGCTCGTTCTTGACCTTACCCGACACGACCTCGACCGGCAGGTTCGTTCCCGAACGCGGATAGACGAGCGTCATCCGCTCGCGGCGCGAGTCGTCGTCGAGCATCGCGAATTCGGAGATGAACGACGTGAACTTCGTGTCGTTCCCACGCACGTTTGCCAACTCGCGGCGCGTGCGAGGCTCCGACTCGCTTTCCTGGAACAGCACCTCGGCCTGATCGTTCATCAGAATGATGTTCGACCGCTCGTCGGTGACGAGAATCGGATCAGCGACGTTTTCGAGGACGAGGTTCAGGCGGTCGCGCTCACCGCGCGCACTGATCTCACCCTGGCGAACGCGTTGTACTTGCCGTTCCAACTCGTTCGCCGCACGTCGCAGGTCGGTGACGTCGCGGAGCACGGAGAGAACGGAATCCTCTTGACCGGATCGTTCGCCGAGCGGGTGGGCGAGGACTTCGAAGAGCAGATCGTTGCCCTCGTCCGGGTCGACGAGGTTCAGCTCTCGCGGGCCGTGCTGCACGCCGCCGCTCATGGCCGCCTTCGAGAGGAAGGCCGTGAGCAGAAGGTTGTTCAACTCCACCGCGCGCCGCCGTCCGACGGAGTCGTCGTCGCGCGCCTGGAGTAGGCGCTCGGCCCGATGGTTCTGGACGATGATGTCGTTCGACGCGTTCGTGATGACGACCGGATCGGGAAGCGAATCGACGACGAGCGTCAGCCGCTCGCGATGCTGCGAGAGCCGGTTGGTCAACTCATTCGCCTCGTGCAGCGCCGCGAGGCGCGCGACGATGGGGCTTGCCAAGGCGATCAGCTGGATGGCCGAATCGGCGGCTGACGCGTCGATGTCGCCGGCCAGCAGGATGACGCCAGCCGGGGAAGTCGCGACGCGATGATCGAACGGCGAGAGCATCGTCATCGATCGCGACGAGATCAGCTCCGCCGCGCGCTCCTGTCTCATCACCTCGAGCGCGCCGCGCTGCAGCGGTTGTGACATCGGGACGCCGACCCACGGCGTCATCGCGTCGAACGCCCGCGGCCCCAACTCGGACAAGCCGCGAATGGGAAGCAGACTGAGCGCGCTGATGACGAGCGGGCTCGAAAGATCGCCGAGCGACACGCTGAACGGCGGCGGCGGAGAATCGAAGCCGTTACTCGCGATGGCAACCAGGCTGTGCTGTGCTGGGTCGACCTTGAGCATCACCGCTCGCCGCGCCGCGGTGATCTCCGCGAGCTGGGCGAGCAAATGCGAGGTCGCCGTCGGATAATCCGGCGCCTCGGCGATCGAAGAGAGGAGACCGGCGAGTTCGCGGTCTCCGAGCACAGCCATCTTAGGACCTTCTCCGGCGAGCTATTTGGCCTTCCGTTCCTCGAGTTGGCGGCGGAGCTCGGCGTTTTCACGCTGCACCCGCTCCAACTCGTCGCCGGCGGCGATCTCTCGCGGTCTCGACACCGGCGTCGTTATTCCAACCGCTTCCGAGTATTTCAGGTACGTATCGATCGAAGCCACGACGACGCGAGCCTCGACCGTAACAAGATCGATTCCAACCAGCGAAACTCGCACCCAGGCATCGATGACAATGCCTTTGTCCAACACGCGATCGAGGACATCGATGAGTGAACTGCCGCTCGGGGTGCGTTCGACGGCCATGTTATCCTTTTCCTCGTTGCTAAAGCGCCGGACTGCTCAGGGTGCTGATCATGTCTATGACCGTCTCGGCGGCTTCGACCGCACGCTCGACGAGCCGCTGCTCACGCCGGACGACTGTGCGAGGCGTGTGAGCTGTTCCTCGATTCGCGCCAGTCGAGCCTCTACCGCAGGTGTCGTCGCGGCCACGCCGACGGAAGTCGTCAGGCGCGGGTCGGTCCGCCACCAGTTCAAGCCGATCTGTTCTGCTTTGTCGATCGAGCAGACGAGCAGGCGAACCTGAATCGTCAGCAGCTCGACGTTCGCGAGATTGATCTTGATGTCGCCCGCGATGACGAGTCCCTTGTCGAGGACGCGGTCGAGGATGTCGACCAAGCCGTGCGTTCTCGAGGGGCTGACGAGCTCTGGCATGCAGTAGCCGTGAAGTGAGTGTTCGTACTGCGGTTACCGCAGCCGGCCCAACGGACCGAGATCGATGTTCAGATCCTCATCCGTCAGCCCGAAGATGCCTTTCAGCTCGTCCATCCGGTGATTCAGCTTGAGCAGCGCCAATCCGAGCTGCTCCACCTGCTCCTCGCTCAGCGTCCCGCCGTCCATCCGTCGAACAGCCTGGTGCTCGAGCACCTCGCGCAGCAGTTCTATCACGGTCAAGACAAGTCGCGCAAGCCCTTGCTCAACTCGCTCGGGGTCGGCGTTTATTCGCTCAGGAAGCGCTCGAGCCACCGCGGTCAATTCGGCCTCGAGCTGCCCACCGGCCATCGCCGCCTCTCCGCTCGGAGAGCCGGGCGCCGACTCCGATTTGGTCATGCTCAGTCCGCCAGTTTCATGCCGTGCGTCCCGACGGGTTCCCCCGTGAGGGAGCAGAAACTGTAGGGCGCGCGCGGCCCGATCAGGAGAAACCGGAACTCGCCGTCCGGCCTTACCTCGCCGAGCGCCCGCCGGTACTGAGGGATCGATTCGCGCGCGATGAGATGCGAGATCGTCCGGAGCGGGAGGCGGGTCACCTGATCGTGGACGGCGGAGCGCACGACCCAATCGCTGGTCGCGGCATCCAGTTGCGCCCCGAGGTGGTCCAAAGCGGACCGAACCGCGCCGGTAGCGTCCTCGCGCGCCCGTAGCGCCTCGAGGTAACGCCGGCCGGTCCCCGAAGAATCGAGATCGAACATCTCCGGAAGCACCGGCTGCAGATCCCGCAGCATCCGGCGCGTCGATGGAGTGAGCACGAGGGTCATTTCGACGAGACCCTGCACGGTCGTGACGAGCCGCTCGACCGACGCGGCCCGGCTAGAAAGCGCATCCCGGCAGGCCGCGTCGTCCGCGAAACGCTGCCCGAAGCGCGCCGGGACCGGCGTCGATCCCATCTCGAGCGCCGCCTCGACAACCGCGTCGTGGGCACGCACGCCTTCCACCGACACGGGTACGTCGCGTTCGACGTCGCTCACCCACGCGACGACGCCGTCGACGGGAATCGCTCGGACGCGCGCGCCGGCGACGCCGCTCAATCCGGTCGGCATCTCGATCCGATCGTCCTGCGGGAGGACACAATAGAGGTGCGTCTTCATCGCGGGTTGGCGAGAGGCGTGAGAGCGGGGCCGCTGCGCTCGATGCCGCGGCGCGTGATCGTCTCGACCGACGTAAGGAGCACGCGAAGATCGACCAGGAGGAGGTCGATGTCCGCGACCGAGATCGTGACCGTCCCGCCGATCACGAGACCCTTGTCCAGCACGTGGTTGAGCAAATCGCCGAGAGCCAGTTGACGGTTGTCGATTTCATCATCATCGGTCGTCATGTGTTGACACCGGCGCCGGCGAAGTGATAAGGCGGCCAGGGTCCGGTGAAGTCGAAGCGAAAGCCGCGCGCCCCATGCTGCTCGACGAGCGACGTGAGTGTCTGTTGAAACGCGTTCAAGCGGTCGGGTGCGACGAGAAACGCGGCGTTGAGAACCATCGGCCCGCGGCCCGCCGCGTCGGTGACGCGCGGAATCGGCGATTTCACCGTGTCGACGGCGTGAACGGCGAGCGCGCCGACGATCGCGTCGGCGATCTCCATCGTGACGCCGCGCATTTCTTCGCGCTTCGCGTCGGCGAGCTTCCGCTCGAGCAGATACCGCTGCCCCGGCGTCGCGGCCGCCGCCTTGCTCGCGAGCTCGCCCAGATGCGGGCTGAACCCGGTCATCGCGTCCATCAACTCCGCGTCGACCCGATACACTCGCAGCGCGTACTCCCGTCCTAGCGCGACGCGCCGCAGTGTGTCCCCCAACTGCGACGATCGCTCGCGCAACATTCGCTGGACGGCGTCGGCGCCCGTGAAGAGCGAGAACATCGGCATCGGCACGACGGCGCCTGAACCGCGGTCGCTCGCCCAGGTCAGGACGCGGTCGTGCGCGACGGCACGCGGGCTCATCCACTCCACGTCGGCCGTGCTCTGCTCCAGCGCCGCCGGCGCGTAGACGTCGCCGTCCACCGCCGACATCAACGCCGCTACGCCGTCGCACCGTTCGAGCGCGACGCGCGCGTCATCGACACCCGCCGGAGCCGACGCGAGGTCGATCGCCGATGGGACGACGCCGTAAACGTAGCAGACGGATGTGGAGGGCATTCGAGAACACTCAACCCGTGGAGCGTACCTCGCGCCATGAGCGCGACCATCTTCGCAGCGCCGCGACGCCGACCGGCGGCGGGCGTGTCTCTGCGGCGCAAACTTGGCGCGCGGCCACGAACTGAGGAAGAGGGTCGACCGCGCGCCTGCTTCGATTCCAAACCAGTGCGATCACGTCACAGTCGCGTTGCCGCACCGACCGGGCAAGACGGCGCGTCTGTGCACGGACCACGGGCTCGTCGAGCGTGACGAGCATCACTCCCGCGCGCGCCGGATCGCGGAGCAGGGCGTCGAGCGCACGCGTTCGCTTGGAGAATTCGAGAAGCTCGGCCGCCGCGTCGCCGAGACCGACGACGTCGCGATACTCGAGCATCAACCGCATCAGGCGGTGGCTCCAATCGAGCGCGGTCGCCGGCATCTCGAGCAAGCGGAGCAAATGTCCGGTCGGCGCGGGATCGACGACGATGCGCGTGAACCGCCCGGCCGCGAGCTCGTCGCCGAGAAGCGAGAGCGCGAACAGCTCGTCCACCCCCGGCGGAGCGAGCGCGAGCAAATCGCGCATCACCGCGCGGTCGCGCGCCGCGTCCGCGCCGCGCGCGACCACGGCGCCGAACATCGAATCGATCTGCGACTGATAGCGGTCTCGCGATGCCGCGAATGCCGCTGATGCGTCAAGCTGTCGCGCGGAGAGACCTTTCACGCCGGTTACGCGCCGCTCCTCGCGCCACCGCAACTGATCGGAATCGCCGAGCGCGTCGGCGATGGACGGCGCCGGATCGGTGGAC contains the following coding sequences:
- a CDS encoding ATP-binding protein, with the protein product MAVLGDRELAGLLSSIAEAPDYPTATSHLLAQLAEITAARRAVMLKVDPAQHSLVAIASNGFDSPPPPFSVSLGDLSSPLVISALSLLPIRGLSELGPRAFDAMTPWVGVPMSQPLQRGALEVMRQERAAELISSRSMTMLSPFDHRVATSPAGVILLAGDIDASAADSAIQLIALASPIVARLAALHEANELTNRLSQHRERLTLVVDSLPDPVVITNASNDIIVQNHRAERLLQARDDDSVGRRRAVELNNLLLTAFLSKAAMSGGVQHGPRELNLVDPDEGNDLLFEVLAHPLGERSGQEDSVLSVLRDVTDLRRAANELERQVQRVRQGEISARGERDRLNLVLENVADPILVTDERSNIILMNDQAEVLFQESESEPRTRRELANVRGNDTKFTSFISEFAMLDDDSRRERMTLVYPRSGTNLPVEVVSGKVKNERGEPIAVVSVLHDLTKQVENERLYDALKKLNSELERRIRDATADLAEQNARLQWQSQEVERANKLKSEFLASMSHELRTPINALIGYTALLLDGVLGDVNGRQRDALMRGRAAAEHLLALINDILDLAKIEAGKMPLRLEEVSLREVTLEVTQQVEPMVRKKQLQFTIDIAPDCPPIYSDRTKIKQILLNLLSNAVKFTNRGRVTVEAHRAVDGVRVDVVDTGIGIRASDLQAIWEDFRQVDQSRTREFGGTGLGLSITRKLLDRLGGSVDVRSTYGEGSTFSVYLPLRLPAAASEYSVIEVSG
- the gvpA gene encoding gas vesicle structural protein GvpA, whose translation is MAVERTPSGSSLIDVLDRVLDKGIVIDAWVRVSLVGIDLVTVEARVVVASIDTYLKYSEAVGITTPVSRPREIAAGDELERVQRENAELRRQLEERKAK
- a CDS encoding gas vesicle protein — protein: MPELVSPSRTHGLVDILDRVLDKGLVIAGDIKINLANVELLTIQVRLLVCSIDKAEQIGLNWWRTDPRLTTSVGVAATTPAVEARLARIEEQLTRLAQSSGVSSGSSSVRSKPPRRS
- a CDS encoding gas vesicle protein K; translation: MTKSESAPGSPSGEAAMAGGQLEAELTAVARALPERINADPERVEQGLARLVLTVIELLREVLEHQAVRRMDGGTLSEEQVEQLGLALLKLNHRMDELKGIFGLTDEDLNIDLGPLGRLR
- a CDS encoding GvpL/GvpF family gas vesicle protein — protein: MKTHLYCVLPQDDRIEMPTGLSGVAGARVRAIPVDGVVAWVSDVERDVPVSVEGVRAHDAVVEAALEMGSTPVPARFGQRFADDAACRDALSSRAASVERLVTTVQGLVEMTLVLTPSTRRMLRDLQPVLPEMFDLDSSGTGRRYLEALRAREDATGAVRSALDHLGAQLDAATSDWVVRSAVHDQVTRLPLRTISHLIARESIPQYRRALGEVRPDGEFRFLLIGPRAPYSFCSLTGEPVGTHGMKLAD
- the gvpJ gene encoding gas vesicle protein GvpJ, whose protein sequence is MTTDDDEIDNRQLALGDLLNHVLDKGLVIGGTVTISVADIDLLLVDLRVLLTSVETITRRGIERSGPALTPLANPR
- a CDS encoding GvpL/GvpF family gas vesicle protein codes for the protein MPSTSVCYVYGVVPSAIDLASAPAGVDDARVALERCDGVAALMSAVDGDVYAPAALEQSTADVEWMSPRAVAHDRVLTWASDRGSGAVVPMPMFSLFTGADAVQRMLRERSSQLGDTLRRVALGREYALRVYRVDAELMDAMTGFSPHLGELASKAAAATPGQRYLLERKLADAKREEMRGVTMEIADAIVGALAVHAVDTVKSPIPRVTDAAGRGPMVLNAAFLVAPDRLNAFQQTLTSLVEQHGARGFRFDFTGPWPPYHFAGAGVNT